One part of the Roseomonas gilardii genome encodes these proteins:
- a CDS encoding PepSY domain-containing protein, with amino-acid sequence MRNSLMGGIGGFAVAAGLMLGAVGFVPAAMAQSQTGASQQGTIGTPTMPGGGGSTMAQGTPGATPGTAPGTGTAAPMTAPRPAGEAGSRPQASGTPVTTTPEAGANSFTEGQARSRIEAAGYSQVSELKKDDAGVWRGKATRNGQTVDVGLDFRGNVVMGTASVAR; translated from the coding sequence ATGCGGAACAGTCTCATGGGTGGCATCGGTGGCTTCGCGGTGGCGGCGGGGCTGATGCTGGGAGCGGTGGGGTTCGTGCCGGCGGCGATGGCACAGAGCCAGACGGGGGCCAGCCAGCAGGGCACGATCGGGACGCCGACAATGCCGGGCGGCGGCGGGTCCACCATGGCGCAGGGTACGCCCGGGGCCACGCCGGGAACGGCGCCCGGGACGGGGACGGCGGCACCGATGACCGCGCCGCGGCCGGCGGGCGAGGCGGGTTCGCGGCCGCAGGCCTCGGGGACGCCGGTGACGACGACGCCTGAGGCCGGGGCGAACAGCTTCACGGAAGGGCAGGCGCGGAGCCGGATCGAGGCGGCGGGTTATTCGCAGGTCTCGGAGCTGAAGAAGGACGATGCGGGCGTCTGGCGCGGGAAGGCCACGCGGAACGGGCAGACCGTGGATGTGGGACTGGATTTCCGCGGCAACGTGGTGATGGGCACCGCTTCCGTCGCGCGCTGA
- the purB gene encoding adenylosuccinate lyase gives MVPRYARPEMTAIWSPATRYKIWFEIEALAAEAMGNLGTIPAEAARVIREKGDRRTADITDADVGRIDEIERVTRHDVIAFLTWLGEGIGPEARFMHQGMTSSDVLDTCLNVQLTRAADLLLADMDALLAALRRRAEEHALTPTIGRSHGIHAEPTTFGIKLAGHWAEFARCRRRLAAARDEVATCAISGPVGTFASVDPRVEAFVASRLGLRAEPVSTQVIPRDRHAAFFCALAITASAIERLATEVRHLQRSEVREAEEYFHPGQKGSSAMPHKRNPVLSENLTGLARVIRGYATPALENVALWHERDISHSSVERFIGPDATITLDFALARATSMMDKLTVYPEQMKRNLEALGGVVHSQKVLLALTQAGMSREASYAAVQRAAMATWTALGTPNGRSFRDELLADPEVSATLDAATLDAAMDPAKDFRHIQDTLARVFASEGA, from the coding sequence ATGGTCCCGCGCTACGCCCGCCCCGAGATGACCGCGATCTGGTCGCCCGCGACCCGCTACAAGATCTGGTTCGAGATCGAGGCCCTGGCGGCCGAGGCCATGGGCAACCTCGGCACCATCCCGGCCGAGGCCGCGCGCGTGATCCGGGAAAAGGGCGACCGGCGCACCGCCGACATCACCGACGCCGATGTCGGCCGCATCGACGAGATCGAGCGCGTCACCCGCCACGACGTCATCGCCTTCCTCACCTGGCTGGGCGAGGGCATCGGCCCCGAGGCCCGCTTCATGCACCAGGGCATGACCTCCTCGGACGTGCTCGACACCTGCCTGAACGTGCAGCTCACCCGCGCCGCCGACCTGCTCCTGGCCGACATGGACGCCCTCCTCGCCGCGCTCCGCCGCCGGGCCGAGGAACACGCCCTCACCCCCACCATCGGCCGCAGCCACGGCATCCATGCCGAGCCCACGACCTTCGGCATCAAGCTCGCCGGCCACTGGGCGGAATTCGCCCGCTGCCGCAGGCGCCTCGCCGCCGCCCGTGACGAGGTCGCGACCTGCGCCATCTCCGGCCCCGTCGGCACCTTCGCCTCGGTCGATCCGCGCGTGGAGGCCTTCGTCGCCAGCCGCCTCGGCCTGCGTGCCGAGCCCGTCTCCACCCAGGTGATCCCGCGCGACCGCCACGCCGCTTTCTTCTGCGCCCTGGCCATCACCGCCAGCGCCATCGAACGTTTGGCCACCGAGGTCCGCCACCTCCAGCGCTCCGAGGTGCGGGAGGCCGAGGAATACTTCCACCCCGGCCAGAAGGGCTCCTCCGCGATGCCCCACAAGCGCAACCCGGTGCTGAGCGAGAACCTCACCGGCCTCGCCCGCGTCATCCGCGGCTACGCCACCCCGGCGCTGGAGAATGTCGCCCTCTGGCACGAGCGCGACATCAGCCACAGCAGCGTCGAGCGCTTCATCGGCCCCGACGCCACCATCACGCTGGACTTCGCCCTGGCCCGCGCCACCTCGATGATGGACAAGCTGACCGTCTATCCCGAGCAGATGAAGCGCAACCTCGAAGCCCTGGGCGGCGTGGTCCACAGCCAGAAGGTTCTGCTCGCCCTCACCCAGGCCGGCATGAGCCGCGAGGCCTCCTATGCCGCCGTCCAGCGCGCCGCCATGGCCACCTGGACCGCCCTGGGCACCCCCAATGGCCGCTCCTTCCGCGATGAGCTCCTGGCCGACCCCGAAGTCTCCGCCACCCTCGACGCCGCGACGCTCGACGCCGCCATGGACCCGGCCAAGGACTTCCGCCACATCCAGGACACCCTGGCCCGCGTCTTCGCCAGCGAAGGCGCCTGA
- a CDS encoding GFA family protein, producing MATSYAGACFCGAVEITVTGEPNAMGYCHCRSCRSWSGGPVNAFSLWPPEAVQVAKGGEHVATYAKTPMSERQYCRLCGGHLMARHPPLHMVDVFAATIPDLPFDPMVHVNYAETVLPMRDGLPKLRDFPIDFGGSGETMPE from the coding sequence ATGGCCACATCCTATGCCGGCGCCTGCTTCTGCGGCGCCGTCGAGATCACCGTCACCGGCGAACCCAACGCGATGGGCTACTGCCACTGCCGTTCCTGCCGGTCCTGGTCGGGCGGGCCGGTCAACGCCTTCAGCCTCTGGCCGCCCGAAGCCGTGCAGGTGGCCAAGGGCGGCGAGCACGTGGCCACCTATGCCAAGACCCCGATGAGCGAGCGGCAGTACTGCCGCCTCTGCGGCGGCCACCTGATGGCCCGCCACCCGCCCCTGCACATGGTGGACGTCTTCGCCGCGACGATCCCGGACCTGCCCTTCGACCCGATGGTGCATGTGAACTACGCCGAGACGGTCCTGCCGATGCGCGACGGCCTGCCGAAGCTGCGGGACTTCCCGATCGATTTCGGCGGTTCCGGCGAGACCATGCCGGAATAG